In Solanum lycopersicum chromosome 3, SLM_r2.1, the genomic stretch ttATGGTATATTCtccaatggctgaatccaagaggcttaatagaggtattcatcttaatcaaccaatttctagcgatttttcatccttttatttatttattacttaacaaatagtgtataatgtatgatccgctgctaaaatgagggaagaaagagggttagaacatttacaagattcattggtgtgcaaaaccttcctcaaattcagaacgCAAATGTAAAATCTTCACATActcgtgaggatcttgaaaaagacgatgaagatcggatagttgtcgaacaattttctattagtttgttttgtatttatagttattttttagaatttggtatgctttctcaatttgtattcaaatcactatgtatactatcaatatttgtaccaaatttatattcattcaaatgtatgtcaactagttatgtattttatttataagaagaacaactttatattagtttatttgtattcgaatacaaatataaatagtagacatattggaatgaatacgacttagaaaaggaaacaagattttgaaaagaaaaataaatacacagtgaaaaaatatatgaatacaaatgtatttttaaatagctacattttatttgacatacatattggaataaatacaaactaataaagaaatacaagcttcattatacaaaatacaacatgaaaacTAGAATGGATATTAATACAAACGGTTTACATATTGgaataaatacaatttaagcaaggatacaaaattttgaaaaataaaacaaatacacTGTGATAAAAGTATGTCAAAAACAGATAAAACTATAGATGTTCaagtttctaaattaaaaaaaaattaaaatttaatagataaaacTATAATGTATTATCATAAAGTTTCTTAATAATAATTAGTGAgaatgaaatattatattttttgattatatgattttcataacaataattacTGAAAAGttgatattgaaattttatagatGTGGTACTTCTTTAATTCCGTGATTTGATAACAATTATTagtgaaaattgaatatttattttggttaataaaaatgtttagaaacaacaacaaaaaaaagattaagaaaattggatattgaatttttttagaacaATGGAGAAAAGAATGTTTTTTATTACATgatgaaaaaaaggaaagaaagagatgaaagttggtgtattttgataaattgtaaCTAATGAGACTTTTAACAtttgttcctttttaaaaataaattatctccCTTAAATTCCTCTCAATCTGTTATATAAAAattgcactttttttttaaataaaacaaataataagaacataaataagatacataacaaacttaaaattttgatatttttactaaatattgaaactGTTGTTAATAAACCCTCTTAAATGTAagatattgacattttgaaaaattaaaaatatatcccTTCGTCCACTATTGTTTGTTATGATTTCTTTAGAGTTAAGTTATATGAATTTTGACTAAGATTTtgtttaaaacattaaattaatataatctaatttaatttttaaaaggacaatatgacaaataaaaatagacgaaTGGAGTAATAATTAACATCAACCAGATTATACATGGTACTTATGAAAGAAAATGTTGTAAGAGTCCGGAACCTAAGTAagctacaaaaatataaaagtaaccaAAATAAGCTACTATTTTGGTatgtaactaaaataagcttagtggaagaaaaagtttcactttatcCAATTTTCTATACGTTTTCCGTTAGTGTCATAACgtgtatttttaatataaaacgaaactttttcttacactttacaaagtgtaattttttcttccactttgtAAAGTAGAGCTTTtgcttacactttataaagtggaagaaaatctTCCACTTTGTAAAAAATTGGAACTTTAAACAGTATTccttgtaaaaaaataattgaatatttagcATTGTGTTTGGGAGGACAATTATAATAAACGGTATTTTCGTCATATATAATTTCACCATCCTAATAAATCGAAACTATAACTTTAGgtgtagaattttttttttttttttgagattgaaatgaagaaaaatagaagactTTTATGTTGTAGGTGCTATCAACTATGTTTCAACGTCCTTATATAGTGATTGAAAGATTTttcagaataaaaaaataaaatacataatgtaactcttttttcttttttatgatatCGCAAAATCATATAATTGTATGACAATATTGAAAAATCTTCTTCAAAACGTGAaaaatattcctcttataaagtggaagaaaaagttttgttatacattaaaatatatgttatgaCACTAACGAAAAACGTTTAGAaaattagataaagtgaaacttCTTTTCTAccactaagcttattttagttacgtactaaaataataacttatttgagtcatttttatatttttgtggcttatttAGATTTCGAATTCTATATTTCATGCCACAGAGaagacaaaaaaattgtttgttagTAAATGGTTTGAAACTGGGGCAACTAACTTAGTTCAATAACCATCAACCTATTCCTTGGACAAAAGGTGAAAGAAGAAAACCATATGAATatgaagttgaagatgatgatcatttgaattttattaaatttttgtaatgGTAATAATTTTCAGAAAATAACATATAGTATTTGAAAACGAAAATATTGGATAATCATCGTGGCGGAGTGTGGACCATAAAATAGAGTCTAATTTACAAAATCACAAGTGGGTGTAGTAATAGCAGCAACTGTACGAGAAAGATAAACATGGCATTGGGAATCAGCGCTACCCTTCTTCCCCAATTTACCGTCAAGCAGCAAAATTCTCCCTGTTATTCAACCCCAAATTTTGCAGCTGAACAACAGCAATGCGTACCATCTATTTGGTCAAAGGTACTTCCACTGGCAGTTGCGGTTTCGCTGGTCGCTCCCCTTTCTTCTTCCGCGATACCTTCTCTCAACTCCAAATCTACTCCGGTTGCACCCATGACCCCGTTCTCCCAATCCAAGAACTTGCCTACTGGACTCGAAAATGGGTAAATTTTTTCCACATTTTTGGTTGGTTATTTTATTACTCTGCTGAAATTGATTCAATGTTGTCCAGGAGTTTGTATAACTCATGCTAATTAAGCTGGAAATCCAATTTGTTGTTTTCATTAATAAAGTGAATCATGATATGCATTGCTTAATGTTTTTCTCATAGCCTAGTTCACAGTATGAGGCTGAATATTGGGTCCAATGTAAAGCAAGCCTTGTGAATGATGTTGGCTCTATATGGGTAGGCGTAAGCCCTGAAACCATAACAAAGACAAGAAAATTACAGGGAGGATGTGTGTGTTCGTGTGGACTCGGTTAGTATACAAGATCATCAACATAGAAATAGGATGCAGCTATTGCACCAGTaagggattttttttaaatgaatgttGTGTTGATGCCAGAAAGCTTACTCGCAGCTCGACTAATTTCATGTGATACTTGCCACCTCCCACCAACAACAAGTAGCAAGTAACTCTGTCCACCAGACTAGGACAAATGGAAAGAAACCACCTACTGTTTTGCTTGGATTTGAACCTAAGACCTCAGAGTTCTCAACCTACTTCATTGACCTCTAGGCCACACCCTTGGGTGCTATTAAGGGCGCATGAGGTCTTGGAATGTTAGTGTGAAAGTAAACAATCTGAGCATCCAATCCAAAACTTCAATGAAAACATGGAGACCATTATAAACCTTTTTTTGAAAGCCTTGCACAACATTGTGGTACAACTAGTAACTTAACACTCTCTTGCACATATTATTGGGTTCCGATGTTCACCCGTGAAATTTAGTACGAAGTAACATGTGTGAGAATGGGCTTACTAATTCTAATATCATGTATTGTATGATCACAGATCACCTCATCTTTGGGGGTCTAACTTTGGTTGTTCTTTCCTTCGAGCTAAGATAGACCCTAGAAGTTTAAGTCATTTTGATTCAACATGATACAGAGTGTCCTAAGGCCCTGTGTTCAAGTCATACCTCTATCAATTATCTAAACAGTTGAAGCTTCTGAATGAGGTGGTCGTACAGTTCAACATGGTTGCAGAGAAAGACAAAGATCTTACCCTTCCCTTTCGGTGGGCAAGATGAGAAGTGTTGTGTGCAAGCGAATCCAGATTCAAGTCTCCCAGTCGCCCCTagtcaaaataattttcatgtGCGTGGAGCCTTGGACGTAGAAAAAGAGTTGGCCAGCACATGATGTGCTTGCTACACATCTTAATTCTGTGGCAGAACCACATTTACCAAATTGTATTCCCTTTACCAGAAAAGCTGAATTtcttttatgtgtatatatattaattgttgtatCCTCCGGATACAATGGAGCATTTCTATGAATCCCCTGAATGAAATCCTGCTTCCGCTATTGcctttaataaataaacaaacataATTGTCTTCTTTCTAATAGTTTAAGTTTTGAACTCATTTTAATTGCTTTAGGTAATTTCTTAGGGACCATTGTGTTAATTTAACTCTACTTTAATAATGCAATGCATTTCTTGTCCTCTTGGTGACATAATTTTACTGGTTAAACTTCCAAAAGCTAAGTATCACTATGTTCTCTTGTTCCTTGCTTGATTTTGTAGTCAACTCTTTGAATGTACAATAGAGGGAACTATTTAAAGCCAGTCTGCTCAAACATTTAACGATTACTTCTGTCGTTTATCTTATGGTTCTTGTCGCTTGCTTTTGCAGAAAAATCAGACCTTGCCCCTCAGTTAATCCAGGGTGTGTATCGACAAATCCCCAATCTTCTTCTTCTGCCTTCCCCTtgataatttctcaaaattcttcTGGCAATGCTATCATGGTAAAGAAGATGCGGACTTTCTAGACTTCCAACCGTTGTTTTCATTTTGTTCAGAAACCAAGCAATTGGCTGCTGATAAATTCTTCATATCTGTGGCAGCAATTGCAGGATGCCATTTTGAAGACACAGAAGAATGCAAAGATTCAAGTCGTTGAAGATATCCCTGACGGTAATCTTATGCATCAAATATTGCAATTTACTAAAGATTCATAGATGCCTGAAATACTATACAGTTACAAATGTATCTGCGTAGTGTTTGCTGATGACGGAAATAACTGCAGGAAAATATTTGCAGGCTGAGGTTGACGGAGGATTTGGCAGAGATGTTTTAGAGTTTTTGGTGAAAGGAGATTCAGTTGCCTACAGAGCAATGGCGACAAAAGTGACCTATATATACCCATTTACTACTGCATTTGGAGATTCAAAAGGAcaagaagaaagaatggaaaTGATTGCAGAAGAGTTAGGATGGTATGCACCAAGTCTTGACTCAATGGATTAGAACTTTGATGCATATAACTATCTACATGCACCAAATTTTGTATAGCAATTCATGCATgtggtaagtttttttttaaaaaaaagaatcatctTTTGAATCTGATCATTGGTAAAAAGTTCATCTGTCTTCTTAATATAATCTGTTTCATTATACTTTGTTACACCAGGAACTAATTCATATAACTTGTTATGGCCACTCTGGGGGCTTTGTAATTGCACACAACTAAATCTCATATAAGAGAAAGATTGATATATATAAGTGGTGATCGTAAAATCTTAACTCACTACAAGCGatttttaactttaaagttAATTCGAGATCAAACCAACCTGGCATCACATAGGTCAATATAGGCTACAAGGACTCGAGTTAATTAATTGCCCGGCTTATAACACATGATTCTGCATCATTGAGACttaatacaaacaaaaattgCCCTCATAAAATAAGcaaagaatacaaataaatacatttttgccctcaaaaataaagaataatacaaacaaatattttagtttccagaaaaggaaagaacaaataTTAGAAGTTTCCTATACTATAGCTTTCTCAATCGACTCTTACTCAGGACGAAAATATTGAAGTAATTATTGTGTTTTGTGAACATGTGTTTGGTCATGCAATATCATATTAAGATATAGAATCATGAGATAGAATCAGCATTTGGACATGCGATTTCAAGCTGATTTCATTTCATGAGATGAAATTCCTATTCTCCAAAATCATgatatgaattaattatatggaaatttcatatcatgatttgagattttttaacacaaaaattgacccacaagtttatattttgttaaaacaaacCCACAGACTTTTGAAGCTTGGAAATATAGATTCATAATATTAAAACAAGACACGAACCATTATGATATTGACACACAACTGAAAATTGTCATAACTTGTGCAGCGTTACATAACTATTTGCGAggagtgatgaaatatttatactCTATGAGCACGAAAATATAGTTGTGGATGACATTGACCAACAAATGCTCAAAGTAACAATGTTGGTTCGTCTTATCGGTCACATGATCGAGTTCAATGTGAGGAGAATGTCAGTATTATGAGGGATGATTATATTTAAGACTAGTTCACtacaatttattttcaattttttttattgaattaaagtttGATGAAACAGTTACTTGAGTGGGAAACAAATAGTTTTGTATTGATTTagagaaaatgcataagtacccctaGACTATTCCAGAGACACACCCAAACTTAACCAGAGTTCTATTACccctaaactaatttaaaattaaataaatacaccACAAACGCGGACATGCCATAGAGAGTGTGCACACTCTCTTGAAGGCAAGTGATGAGTGCACAAATCGAACACTTGTCATTTCCTAATTGgtaaatttataattagttagtacacatatatatatatatatatatatatgtataataaaacttatatgtatttaattatttttgtttctttctttgtaaaatatttattttaatttcttttcactctaatttttttttaattaattttttatcttttcacttttaatcatttttaataaattgtgtgtatttaaaataataatataaaagtgtcctttatttttaatgttttaatattgatatatgtttaaaattaacttattttaaatacaagacatttgaaatcaaatcaaaacgaaagacaaagaaaataaattcaatagaaaaataaaagagaaaagaaatgaaGGTAAGCTACTAATCAAGGTAAAAAAATgtgtattaaattaatttaaatacacgataaaaaaaattgaattacgaaatattttaaaacaaattaagaaatattttttaaaaaatattttttaatttaaaatatatatattacacataTGGCGGACGAATGTGTACAAACACAACC encodes the following:
- the LOC101248362 gene encoding thylakoid lumenal 17.9 kDa protein, chloroplastic — encoded protein: MALGISATLLPQFTVKQQNSPCYSTPNFAAEQQQCVPSIWSKVLPLAVAVSLVAPLSSSAIPSLNSKSTPVAPMTPFSQSKNLPTGLENGKIRPCPSVNPGCVSTNPQSSSSAFPLIISQNSSGNAIMQLQDAILKTQKNAKIQVVEDIPDGKYLQAEVDGGFGRDVLEFLVKGDSVAYRAMATKVTYIYPFTTAFGDSKGQEERMEMIAEELGWYAPSLDSMD